The Sphingomonas sp. G-3-2-10 DNA window GAGACGCGGAAGGCGCCGAGCGTGTTCAACTCGCGATATTCGGCCTGCACCATCGGCAGCACCGCGCTGTAGATGCGCGGCGTGACGGTCAGGTCGCGATTGGGCGCGAGGCTGAAGAAATAAGGCAGACTCATCTGCAACCCGTTGGTCCGGCTGTACCGGATGTCGGGCATCAGGAAGCCGTCGTCGCTCTTGCCGCCCACCGGATGCGAGAAGACCGGGAGCGGGATGGTGGCGAAGCCAAACACCGAGACGCGCGCGCCGGTGTAGCGCAGGCGGCCGCTGTCGGGATTATAGACCACCTTGTCGGCAGTGATCTTCCAGCTCGGTTCCTTGGGGCAGCCGTCCGCGCCGGTCACCGTGCAGGGCGTGTAGGCAGCATTGCGGACGGTGATGATGCCGTTCTCGTTGCGCTCGCCCCGTTCGGCGGCGATGCGGCCGCCGGCTTCGAGCACGACCAGCATGTTCTGGACCACGCCGTCCTTCAGCGAATCGGTCAGCTCGATCCTGTCGCCATAGGCTTCGTCGCCGGCGGGATTGGTGACGACAATATTGCCTTCTGCCACGACCTGGCCGGTGGTGCGGTTCCACGTCACCTTGTCGGCGCGCAGACGGTCGCTGCGGCGGTACATGCGGACATCGCCGGTAGCGATTACCGTATCCGTGTCGTTGTCATATTCGAGCAGATCGGCCGAAAACTGGACCTGATCCGGATCGTCGGGCAGCGCGGTGGGCGAGGGCGGGGCGGGATCGACCGGCCGGTCCTGAAGACTGGGCGCGGCATCATCCTGTGGCGCGGGGACGGGCGGCGGGGCCACGTCCTGCGCGTGCGCGCCTCCTGCCAGGCACAATGCCAATGGCAGCGCGCCCGAAAGCAACAGGGCGTTGCGCGTCCCGACCATTCCCACCTTCTGTATCACTCCCGCGCGGCGCCTTGTGCTGCCCTATCGCACCGGTTCGTGCGTCGCAACGCCGCGTTGGCCTCCAACGCACGACACGCTAACAAGGAACCATGCAGGTCGATTTCTACCATCTGACGCACCGGCCCCTCGACCGCGTGCTGCCGCAGATCGCCCAGAAAGTGCTGGAAAGCGGCGGACGGCTGCTGGTTGTCGCGGGGGACGAGGGCGCGCGGGCGCGGCTGGATTCCGCGCTATGGACCTTCTCGCCCGAGAGTTTCCTGCCCCACGGACAGGCCGGTGGGGAGGATGATTCGCGCCAGCCGGTGCTGATCGCGGGTGAAACCGAGGCGGGCAACGGGGCGCGGAACATCGCGCTGGCCGACGGCGTGTGGCGCGAGGCGGCGCTGGGGTTCGACCGGGCGTTCCACTTCTTTGACGAAGAGAAGATCGCCGAGGCGCGGCTGGCTTGGAAGGGGCTGGCCGAGCGCGAGGGCGTGACTCGCAATTACTGGAAGCAGAACGACGCGGGGCGCTGGGAGAAAGTGGCCTAGCGCGCGTGCACTTCAGCGCTTCAAGTCGCTGCCCCCGCTTGCATCCTGACCGCGAGAAGATTAGGGAGCCGCGACTTTTCCACAACTCAAATAATGGAGCCGCACGGCCATGGCCGCGACCCGGACCTTTTCGATCATCAAGCCCGATGCCACCCGCCGCAACCTGACCGGCGCGGTCACCAAGATGCTGGAGGAAGCCGGCCTGCGCGTCGTCGCTTCCAAGCGCATCCTGATGAGCAAGGAACAGGCCGAAGGCTTTTACGGCGTCCACAAGGAGCGCCCTTTCTTCAACGACCTGGTCAGCTTCATGACCTCGGGTCCGGTCGTGGTTCAGGTTCTGGAAGGCGAGAACGCCGTCCAGGCCAACCGCGACATCATGGGCGCGACCAACCCGGCCAATGCCGACGCCGGCACGATCCGCAAGGAGCTGGCGGAGTCGATCGAAGCGAACTCGGTCCACGGTTCGGACTCGGAAGAGAATGCGGCGATCGAAATCGCGTTCTTCTTCAAGCCGGAAGAAATCGTCGGCTGATCCGCGCCCGGTTCGCCGGGATTGCGCCGATGTGAAAAAGAACCCTCTCTCGCACCAGGCGAGGGAGGGTTTCTTTTTGGGCTGGGTCAGAGCGGCTGGGCGTAGTCGCGCATCGCCTGTTCGGTGGGGGTGCATCCGGCCCCCGGTTCGTCAGGAAGCGCATAGGCGCCGTCCCGCACCAGGATGGGCTCGACGAAACAGTCGCGGATCCACGGGATATATTCGAGCATCGTCGTAGCTGGATGCCAGAACGAGAGATGGACATGGACCTGCCCCATGTCGCCGACATGCGCGACCACCGGGCGGCGGCGGCCATGCGCGGCGTCGGCGACGCGGATATATTCGGTGATCCCGGCAAGACGGGTCACGTCGGGCTGGACATAGTGCAGCGCGTCGGCATCGAGGAAGGTCTGGAACGCCTCGGCGGTATAAAGCTGCTCGCCCAGCGCGATCGGGATCGACGTGGATGCGGCGAGTTCGGCATGGCCGTGCATA harbors:
- a CDS encoding DNA polymerase III subunit chi, translated to MQVDFYHLTHRPLDRVLPQIAQKVLESGGRLLVVAGDEGARARLDSALWTFSPESFLPHGQAGGEDDSRQPVLIAGETEAGNGARNIALADGVWREAALGFDRAFHFFDEEKIAEARLAWKGLAEREGVTRNYWKQNDAGRWEKVA
- the ndk gene encoding nucleoside-diphosphate kinase, with amino-acid sequence MAATRTFSIIKPDATRRNLTGAVTKMLEEAGLRVVASKRILMSKEQAEGFYGVHKERPFFNDLVSFMTSGPVVVQVLEGENAVQANRDIMGATNPANADAGTIRKELAESIEANSVHGSDSEENAAIEIAFFFKPEEIVG